Proteins encoded within one genomic window of Acidovorax sp. 107:
- a CDS encoding AMP-binding protein, whose amino-acid sequence MPSATPQLPLHEHLRRYAGETPDRTAYLWYGQPITWAQLDTASDAFAARLQALGVAKGEPVALFMNNCPQYVMAHYGIQKIGAIVCPCGPLNKEHELEYQLTDLQARVIVAADVLLPVVDKVRAKTALQHVFVVRYAELLPDGAPSIDVPAELLNMRTAMGPVPAGCEDFLAATRTGARPAPVALAMDDVSLMTYTSGTTGLPKGAMLSYGNATFKTAASADCNGMTPHETLLAVAPLYHIAGMVMGVNLPIYTGATAVLLYRFDPLGVAQALERHRVTWWYSIAPMNGALMQVPGVRDMDWSALRRNPVTSFGITFTEQLAQQWQQFAPNCIAHEAAYGLSETHTVDTAMPVDAIRWGTQGKPVPGNTIRIVDPDTGAPLAAGEVGEITIHGPGNFKGYWNKPEATAKTLKDGWVYTGDMGQIDADGYLTFIGRFKEMIKVSGYSVFPEEVETLLIKHPAVAQAAVIGVPDAEKGEVVRAFIVKKPGQDVDAAALVAWCRDNMAPYKAPREVRFIDALPATGAGKVLRRLLRDIA is encoded by the coding sequence ATGCCTTCTGCCACACCGCAGCTGCCGCTGCACGAACACCTGCGCCGCTACGCGGGCGAAACGCCCGACCGCACCGCCTACCTCTGGTACGGCCAGCCCATCACCTGGGCGCAGCTCGACACGGCCAGCGATGCCTTCGCCGCGCGCCTGCAGGCGCTGGGGGTGGCCAAGGGCGAGCCCGTGGCCCTGTTCATGAACAACTGCCCCCAGTACGTGATGGCGCACTACGGTATCCAGAAGATCGGCGCCATCGTCTGCCCCTGCGGGCCGCTGAACAAGGAGCACGAGCTGGAATACCAGCTCACCGACCTGCAGGCGCGCGTGATCGTCGCGGCCGACGTGCTGCTGCCCGTGGTAGACAAGGTGCGCGCCAAGACGGCGCTGCAGCATGTGTTTGTGGTGCGCTATGCCGAGCTGTTGCCAGACGGCGCACCCAGCATCGACGTGCCCGCCGAGCTGCTGAACATGCGCACCGCCATGGGCCCGGTGCCTGCGGGCTGCGAAGACTTCCTGGCCGCCACCCGCACCGGCGCGCGGCCTGCGCCCGTGGCGCTGGCGATGGACGACGTCTCGCTCATGACCTACACCTCGGGCACCACCGGCCTGCCCAAGGGCGCGATGTTGAGCTACGGCAACGCCACCTTCAAGACCGCCGCGTCGGCCGACTGCAATGGCATGACACCGCACGAAACGCTGCTGGCAGTGGCCCCGCTGTACCACATCGCCGGCATGGTGATGGGCGTGAACCTGCCCATCTACACCGGCGCCACGGCCGTGCTGCTGTACCGCTTTGACCCGCTGGGCGTGGCCCAGGCGCTGGAGCGCCACCGCGTCACCTGGTGGTACAGCATTGCGCCCATGAACGGCGCGCTCATGCAGGTGCCGGGCGTGCGCGACATGGACTGGAGCGCGCTGCGCCGCAACCCGGTCACCAGCTTTGGCATCACCTTCACCGAGCAGCTCGCCCAGCAGTGGCAGCAGTTCGCGCCGAACTGCATTGCGCACGAGGCGGCCTACGGCTTGTCTGAAACCCACACCGTGGACACCGCCATGCCGGTGGACGCGATCCGCTGGGGCACCCAGGGCAAACCCGTTCCGGGCAACACGATCCGCATCGTGGACCCCGACACCGGCGCGCCACTGGCCGCAGGCGAGGTGGGCGAGATCACCATCCACGGCCCCGGCAACTTCAAGGGCTACTGGAACAAGCCCGAGGCCACGGCCAAGACGCTGAAGGACGGCTGGGTCTACACCGGTGACATGGGCCAAATCGACGCGGACGGCTACCTCACCTTCATCGGCCGCTTCAAGGAAATGATCAAGGTCTCGGGCTACAGCGTGTTCCCCGAAGAGGTCGAGACCTTGCTCATCAAACACCCTGCCGTGGCCCAGGCCGCTGTGATCGGCGTGCCCGATGCGGAAAAGGGCGAGGTGGTGCGCGCCTTCATCGTCAAGAAGCCCGGCCAGGACGTGGATGCCGCCGCCCTGGTGGCCTGGTGCCGCGACAACATGGCGCCCTACAAGGCACCGCGCGAGGTGCGCTTCATCGACGCGCTGCCCGCCACGGGCGCGGGCAAGGTGCTGCGCCGCCTACTGCGTGATATTGCTTGA
- a CDS encoding carboxyl transferase domain-containing protein — MFTKVLVANRGEIALRTVRALHDLGIASVAVYADDDAASPHVQTASVAVALGATGPAAYLDGARLIAIAQAQGCDAVHPGYGFLSERADFARACGEAGLRFIGPTPAQLALFGDKAQARALAQQQGVPLMPGTQTAVTLQEAQAFFAQHAHAGIVIKAIGGGGGRGMRAVASADDLPVAHARCRSEAQAAFGVDGVYVERLMSNARHIEVQVLGDGREVIALGERECTLQRRFQKVVEIAPSPSLPGALRERITTAALSMARAVDYQGLGTFEFLVDLASADLPFVFIECNPRLQVEHTITEEVTGVDLVQAQIALAAGRRLQDIGLDPAAPPTVLGFAIQWRINAETLDAQGNAAPGSGTLRRFDLPAGPGVRVDTHGAAGATPSPHYDTLLAKLVVHTRSPRFADALRSSQRVLAECRIDGVATNLVLLQALAARQEMESQQVHTRWLESVLPELLVATKDIAAKAYPNSATGQKDPQIASDAPEGAVLAPMPARLVQLSVAEGDVVAAGAELAVLEAMKMEHVLLAPHSGRVGALLAVAGGYVVQGQPLLVLEAVEDAADLGLQDHTAHDPDHIRADLQRVIDRHAFTLDAARPEAIAKRHAQGGRTARENIADLCDDGSFIEYGALAIAAQARRRSKEDLIANTPADGMVTGIGGINGALFGDEKSRAVVMSYDATVLAGTQGARNHAKTDRMLGIALAQKLPVVLFAEGGGGRPGDTDMPIVAGLHVHTFASYAALSGQVPVIGIAAGRCFAGNAALLGCSDVIIATRASNIGMGGPAMIEGGGLGVFKPEQIGPSSVQHANGVIDVLVDDEAGAVQAARHYLSFFQGRTSQWSAPGQRLLRAVVPENRLRVYDTRMAMAGLVDEGSLLLLRTGFGAGIHTALARIEGRPVGLLANNPQHLGGAIDADAADKGARFMQLCNAHGLPIVSLVDTPGFMVGPEVEATAQVRHVSRLFVTAASLRVPTFSVVLRKGYGLGAMGMTAGGFHAPVFTVAWPTGEFGAMGLEGAVRLGFRKELEALPEGTERDALFAKLLAKSYANGEAMHMAATLEIDAVIDPADTRAWLARGLASAQVAPLGHRFIDTW; from the coding sequence CTGTTCACCAAAGTGCTGGTTGCCAACCGGGGCGAAATCGCACTGCGTACCGTGCGAGCCCTGCATGACCTGGGCATTGCCAGCGTGGCCGTGTATGCCGACGACGACGCCGCCAGCCCCCATGTGCAGACGGCCAGTGTGGCCGTGGCGCTGGGCGCCACCGGCCCCGCCGCCTACCTGGACGGCGCGCGCCTCATCGCCATCGCCCAGGCGCAGGGCTGTGATGCCGTGCACCCGGGCTACGGCTTCTTGAGCGAGCGGGCCGACTTCGCCCGTGCCTGCGGCGAAGCGGGGCTGCGCTTCATCGGCCCCACGCCTGCGCAACTGGCGCTGTTCGGCGACAAGGCGCAGGCCCGCGCGCTGGCGCAGCAGCAGGGCGTGCCGCTGATGCCCGGCACGCAGACGGCGGTGACGCTGCAGGAGGCGCAGGCCTTCTTTGCGCAGCACGCCCATGCCGGCATCGTGATCAAGGCTATCGGGGGCGGCGGCGGGCGCGGCATGCGCGCGGTGGCGTCGGCCGATGACTTGCCCGTTGCCCACGCGCGCTGCCGCAGCGAGGCGCAGGCCGCGTTTGGTGTGGACGGTGTGTACGTCGAGCGCCTGATGAGCAACGCCCGCCACATCGAAGTGCAGGTGCTGGGCGACGGGCGCGAGGTGATCGCCCTGGGCGAGCGCGAATGCACGCTGCAGCGGCGCTTTCAGAAAGTGGTGGAGATCGCGCCCAGCCCCTCGCTGCCGGGCGCATTGCGTGAGCGCATCACCACGGCCGCGCTGTCCATGGCGCGTGCCGTGGACTACCAGGGCCTGGGCACCTTCGAGTTTCTGGTGGACCTGGCCAGCGCCGACCTGCCTTTTGTGTTCATCGAATGCAACCCGCGCCTGCAGGTGGAGCACACCATCACCGAAGAGGTCACTGGCGTGGACCTGGTGCAGGCGCAGATCGCGCTGGCGGCGGGCCGCAGGCTGCAGGACATCGGTCTCGACCCTGCCGCACCGCCCACCGTGTTGGGCTTTGCGATTCAGTGGCGCATCAACGCCGAAACGCTGGACGCGCAGGGCAACGCCGCCCCTGGCAGTGGCACGCTGCGCCGTTTCGATCTGCCCGCAGGCCCTGGCGTGCGCGTGGACACGCACGGCGCAGCAGGCGCCACGCCATCGCCGCACTACGACACGCTGCTGGCCAAGCTCGTCGTGCACACGCGCAGCCCGCGTTTTGCCGACGCACTGCGCAGCTCGCAGCGCGTACTGGCCGAGTGCCGCATCGACGGCGTTGCCACCAACCTGGTGCTGCTGCAGGCGCTGGCTGCGCGGCAAGAAATGGAGAGCCAGCAGGTGCACACGCGCTGGCTGGAGTCTGTGCTGCCAGAGCTTCTGGTTGCTACTAAAGATATAGCCGCTAAGGCATATCCGAATAGCGCTACAGGGCAAAAAGACCCGCAGATCGCCTCTGACGCACCCGAAGGCGCCGTGCTGGCCCCCATGCCCGCCCGCCTGGTGCAGCTGAGCGTGGCCGAGGGCGATGTGGTCGCCGCAGGCGCCGAGCTGGCCGTGCTCGAAGCCATGAAGATGGAGCATGTGCTGCTGGCTCCACACTCGGGCCGCGTGGGCGCACTGCTGGCTGTGGCTGGCGGCTACGTGGTTCAGGGCCAGCCACTGCTGGTGCTGGAGGCCGTGGAAGACGCGGCCGATCTGGGATTGCAGGACCACACGGCACACGACCCCGACCACATCCGCGCCGACCTGCAACGTGTCATCGACCGCCACGCCTTCACGCTCGATGCCGCACGGCCCGAGGCCATCGCCAAGCGCCACGCTCAAGGCGGCCGCACCGCGCGCGAGAACATTGCCGACCTGTGCGACGACGGCAGCTTCATCGAATACGGCGCCCTGGCCATCGCCGCGCAGGCCCGCCGCCGCAGCAAGGAAGACCTGATTGCCAACACGCCCGCCGACGGCATGGTCACGGGCATTGGCGGCATCAACGGCGCACTGTTTGGCGACGAGAAGTCCCGCGCTGTGGTCATGTCCTACGACGCCACCGTGCTCGCGGGCACCCAGGGCGCCCGCAACCACGCCAAGACCGACCGCATGCTCGGCATCGCGCTGGCGCAGAAGCTGCCCGTGGTGCTGTTTGCCGAAGGCGGCGGCGGCCGCCCGGGCGATACCGACATGCCCATCGTGGCGGGGCTGCATGTGCACACCTTCGCCAGCTACGCCGCGCTGTCGGGCCAGGTGCCGGTCATCGGCATCGCCGCGGGGCGCTGCTTTGCGGGCAACGCCGCCCTGCTGGGCTGCAGCGACGTGATCATCGCCACGCGCGCCAGCAACATCGGCATGGGCGGCCCGGCCATGATCGAAGGCGGTGGCCTGGGCGTGTTTAAGCCCGAGCAGATCGGCCCGAGCAGCGTGCAGCACGCCAATGGCGTGATCGACGTGCTGGTCGATGACGAAGCCGGGGCGGTGCAGGCCGCGCGCCACTACCTGTCGTTCTTCCAGGGCCGCACATCGCAGTGGTCCGCGCCCGGCCAGCGCCTGCTGCGCGCCGTGGTGCCCGAGAACCGCCTGCGCGTGTACGACACCCGCATGGCGATGGCTGGCTTGGTGGACGAGGGCAGCTTGCTGCTGCTGCGCACCGGCTTCGGTGCAGGCATTCACACCGCACTCGCGCGCATCGAAGGCCGCCCCGTGGGCCTGCTGGCCAACAACCCGCAACACCTGGGTGGCGCCATCGATGCCGACGCGGCCGACAAGGGCGCGCGCTTCATGCAGCTGTGCAACGCGCATGGCCTGCCCATCGTGAGCCTGGTGGACACGCCCGGCTTCATGGTCGGTCCCGAGGTCGAGGCCACGGCCCAGGTGCGCCATGTGAGCCGCCTGTTCGTCACCGCCGCCAGCCTGCGCGTGCCGACCTTCAGCGTGGTGCTGCGCAAGGGCTATGGCCTGGGCGCCATGGGCATGACGGCCGGGGGCTTTCACGCACCCGTTTTCACCGTCGCCTGGCCCACAGGTGAGTTCGGCGCCATGGGGCTCGAAGGCGCCGTGCGCCTGGGCTTTCGCAAGGAACTGGAAGCGCTGCCCGAGGGCACCGAGCGCGACGCGCTGTTTGCCAAGCTGCTCGCCAAGTCGTACGCCAACGGTGAGGCCATGCACATGGCGGCTACGCTGGAGATCGACGCGGTGATCGACCCGGCCGACACGCGGGCCTGGCTGGCGCGGGGGCTGGCGTCGGCGCAGGTGGCGCCGCTGGGGCACCGCTTCATCGACACCTGGTAA
- a CDS encoding aminotransferase class V-fold PLP-dependent enzyme: protein MPGLLPDIDPDGLLEFSVVYTDRALNHMSKRFTGVMQDILGTLKEVYHAHTAVLVPGSGTFGMEAVARQFANKEKVLIVRNGWFSYRWTQIFDADKGLGGGSVVCKARQQGSGPHAPWAPCPADEVAATIRAEKPKVVFAPHVETASGIILSDDYLRTLTAAAHEVGALFVLDCVASGAMWVDMQATGVDVLISAPQKGWSGSPCCAMVMLSERARQAIEGTTSSSFSCDLKKWMQIAEGYEKGQHAYHTTMPTDALVRLRDVMAETRAYGFAKVREEQIELGAKVRALLESRGFPSVAADGFKAPGVVVSYTTDPGIQNGKKFMEVGLQTAAGVPLQCDEGPDFKTFRIGLFGLEKWHNVDRTVGHLSKALDQIAAAA from the coding sequence ATGCCCGGACTGCTGCCCGATATCGACCCTGATGGCCTGCTCGAATTTTCGGTGGTCTACACCGACCGCGCGCTCAACCACATGTCCAAGCGCTTTACCGGCGTGATGCAGGACATTCTGGGCACGCTCAAAGAGGTCTACCACGCCCACACCGCCGTGCTGGTGCCCGGCAGTGGCACCTTCGGCATGGAGGCTGTAGCGCGCCAGTTTGCCAACAAGGAAAAGGTGCTCATCGTGCGCAACGGCTGGTTCAGCTACCGCTGGACGCAGATCTTTGATGCCGACAAGGGCCTGGGCGGCGGCTCGGTCGTCTGCAAGGCGCGCCAGCAGGGCAGCGGCCCGCATGCCCCCTGGGCGCCGTGCCCGGCGGACGAAGTCGCAGCCACCATTCGCGCCGAAAAGCCCAAGGTCGTGTTCGCCCCGCATGTGGAAACGGCCAGCGGCATCATCCTGTCTGACGACTACCTCCGCACCCTGACGGCGGCTGCGCATGAGGTGGGCGCGCTGTTTGTGCTGGACTGTGTGGCGTCGGGCGCCATGTGGGTGGACATGCAGGCCACGGGGGTGGACGTGCTCATCAGCGCACCGCAAAAGGGCTGGAGCGGGTCGCCCTGCTGCGCCATGGTGATGCTGAGCGAACGCGCACGCCAGGCCATCGAGGGCACGACGAGCAGCAGCTTCTCGTGCGACCTCAAGAAGTGGATGCAGATCGCCGAGGGCTACGAAAAGGGCCAGCACGCGTACCACACCACCATGCCCACGGATGCATTGGTGCGCCTGCGCGACGTGATGGCAGAGACCCGCGCCTATGGCTTTGCCAAGGTGCGCGAGGAGCAGATCGAACTGGGCGCCAAGGTGCGTGCGTTGCTCGAATCGCGTGGCTTCCCCAGCGTGGCGGCCGATGGCTTCAAGGCGCCCGGTGTGGTGGTGAGCTACACCACCGACCCCGGCATCCAGAACGGCAAGAAGTTCATGGAAGTGGGCCTCCAGACCGCCGCAGGTGTGCCGCTGCAGTGCGACGAAGGTCCGGACTTCAAGACCTTCCGCATCGGCCTGTTCGGCCTGGAGAAGTGGCACAACGTGGACCGCACGGTGGGCCATCTGTCGAAGGCGCTGGACCAGATTGCGGCAGCTGCCTGA
- a CDS encoding DUF445 domain-containing protein codes for MKPETDSATLALRRAKRQALGLLLLVTAVFIATSVVERGLWLNAVKAMAEAAMVGALADWFAVVALFRRPLGLPIPHTAVIARNQARIGRNLATFVREKFLDVPSLVSLIRRHDPAERLAQWLTAPGNAALLGHQATRLASAALETVQDAQVERFIQKAARALIGQVDMSRALAAVLDTLTHNGRHQALLDDVLAKLIELLQNEQTRTWVAQSIVAWLKKDHPRTEKLLPSDWLGDKGSALLARALESLMADVAANPQHALRAQFDTAVQRFIERLRSDPEWARKGEEIRTWLQTDATVGGYVQTLWLDLRGALQRDLADADSVLARQVSKLGLWLGESLAGDAVLRQSFNDRLERWVEGLAPDVSAFIAQHIEDTVRRWDAEEMTQLIELNIGKDLQYIRINGTVVGGLIGLLLFGVSHVGAMGRALWGG; via the coding sequence ATGAAGCCGGAGACTGACAGCGCAACCCTTGCCTTGCGGCGTGCCAAGCGGCAGGCGCTGGGCCTGCTGTTGCTGGTCACGGCCGTGTTCATTGCCACCAGCGTGGTGGAGCGCGGCCTGTGGCTCAACGCCGTGAAAGCCATGGCCGAGGCCGCCATGGTGGGCGCGCTGGCCGACTGGTTTGCGGTGGTGGCGTTGTTCCGCCGACCGCTCGGCCTGCCCATTCCGCACACGGCGGTCATCGCGCGCAACCAGGCGCGTATCGGCCGCAACCTGGCTACCTTTGTGCGCGAAAAGTTCCTGGACGTGCCCTCGCTCGTGTCGCTGATCCGCAGGCACGACCCGGCCGAGCGGCTGGCGCAGTGGCTTACCGCGCCCGGCAACGCCGCGCTGCTGGGGCACCAGGCCACGCGCCTGGCATCGGCTGCGCTGGAGACGGTGCAGGATGCGCAGGTGGAGCGTTTCATCCAGAAGGCCGCGCGTGCCTTGATCGGGCAGGTGGACATGTCGCGCGCCCTGGCGGCGGTGCTCGACACCCTCACGCACAACGGCCGCCACCAGGCGCTGCTGGACGATGTGCTGGCCAAGCTCATCGAACTGTTGCAGAACGAGCAGACCCGCACCTGGGTCGCACAGTCCATCGTGGCCTGGCTCAAGAAGGACCACCCGCGCACCGAGAAGTTGCTGCCCAGCGATTGGCTGGGCGACAAGGGCTCGGCCCTGCTGGCCCGCGCTCTGGAGAGCCTGATGGCCGATGTGGCCGCCAACCCGCAGCATGCGTTGCGCGCGCAGTTTGATACCGCCGTACAGCGCTTTATCGAGCGCCTGCGCAGTGACCCGGAATGGGCGCGCAAGGGCGAGGAGATCCGCACCTGGCTGCAGACCGATGCCACCGTGGGCGGCTATGTGCAGACCTTGTGGCTGGACCTGCGTGGTGCGTTGCAGCGCGATCTGGCCGACGCTGACTCCGTGCTGGCTCGGCAGGTGAGCAAGCTGGGGCTGTGGCTGGGGGAGTCTTTAGCGGGGGATGCGGTGCTCAGGCAGTCGTTCAATGACCGGCTGGAGCGTTGGGTGGAGGGGCTGGCGCCGGATGTGTCGGCGTTCATTGCGCAGCACATTGAGGATACGGTGCGGCGGTGGGATGCGGAGGAGATGACGCAGCTGATCGAGCTGAACATCGGCAAGGACCTGCAGTACATCCGCATCAATGGCACCGTGGTGGGTGGACTCATCGGGCTGCTGCTGTTCGGCGTGTCGCACGTGGGGGCCATGGGGCGGGCTTTGTGGGGCGGGTGA
- a CDS encoding LrgB family protein: protein MANFVELWVYLASAPLFGLTATLAVYVLAQALSVRSGHAPWANPVMVSVAILASVMLATGTAYPTYFAGAQFIHFLLGPAVVALGWPLWQRRAALRSRWGRLVLASLAGGSAAAASAVGLGWVLGLPGDVLMSLAPKSVTAPVAMGIAAQVGGVPALAAVFAALTGMVGALSARWLFGLMRLPTDAQGMALRGFALGTASHGIGAAHALQVHAEAGAYAGLALGLQVVLAAVLMPLVFRLL from the coding sequence ATGGCGAACTTCGTTGAGCTGTGGGTGTACTTGGCCTCGGCCCCGCTGTTCGGGCTGACGGCCACGCTGGCGGTCTATGTGCTGGCACAGGCACTGTCGGTGCGCTCCGGCCACGCCCCCTGGGCCAATCCGGTGATGGTGTCGGTGGCCATTCTGGCCAGCGTCATGCTGGCCACGGGCACGGCCTACCCCACGTACTTTGCGGGTGCGCAGTTCATCCACTTCCTGCTGGGCCCTGCGGTGGTGGCACTGGGCTGGCCCCTGTGGCAGCGCCGTGCGGCGCTGCGCTCACGCTGGGGCCGGCTGGTGCTGGCCTCGCTGGCGGGCGGCAGCGCGGCGGCCGCCAGTGCTGTGGGCCTGGGCTGGGTACTGGGCCTGCCCGGTGATGTGCTGATGTCGCTGGCCCCAAAATCTGTCACCGCCCCGGTCGCGATGGGCATCGCCGCACAGGTTGGCGGCGTGCCCGCCCTGGCCGCCGTGTTCGCGGCGCTGACGGGCATGGTGGGGGCGCTGTCTGCACGCTGGCTGTTCGGCTTGATGCGCTTGCCCACCGACGCGCAAGGTATGGCACTGCGAGGCTTTGCGCTGGGCACTGCGTCGCACGGCATCGGGGCGGCGCATGCGCTGCAGGTGCATGCCGAGGCCGGGGCGTATGCAGGACTGGCGCTGGGGCTGCAGGTGGTGTTGGCGGCGGTGCTGATGCCGCTGGTGTTCCGGCTGTTATGA
- a CDS encoding CidA/LrgA family protein: MKALQGLAFLLLMQSGGEALSHFLKLPVPGPVVGMVLLLLALRWQPVQDAVAPAAGFLLQHLSLLFVPVGVGVMTHLALLSTYGLQLVAVIVLSTWIGMAVTAQVLRLLQPKEDHGELR, from the coding sequence ATGAAGGCGCTGCAAGGACTGGCCTTTCTTCTGCTCATGCAGTCGGGGGGCGAGGCACTGTCTCACTTTTTGAAGCTCCCGGTGCCTGGGCCGGTGGTTGGCATGGTGCTGCTCTTGCTCGCGCTGCGCTGGCAGCCGGTGCAGGATGCCGTCGCCCCAGCGGCGGGCTTCTTGCTCCAGCACCTGTCGCTGCTGTTTGTGCCGGTGGGCGTGGGGGTGATGACCCACCTCGCGTTGCTGAGCACCTATGGCCTGCAGCTGGTGGCGGTGATCGTGCTGTCCACCTGGATTGGCATGGCGGTGACGGCGCAAGTGTTGCGTCTTCTGCAGCCCAAGGAGGACCATGGCGAACTTCGTTGA
- a CDS encoding FAD-linked oxidase C-terminal domain-containing protein, which translates to MNTAADPTAALSERAARQAEVVQALSRVVPAHALLWHSEDTTPYECDGLTAYRQRPLVVCLPETYDEVQAVLQVCHRLQVPVVARGAGTGLSGGAMPHALGVTMSLAKFNRILDINLESRTAVVQCGVRNLAISEAAAPYGLYYAPDPSSQIACTIGGNVAENSGGVHCLKYGLTVHNVLKVKGFTVEGDPVEFGSEALDAPGYDLLAAVIGSEGMLAVTTEVTVKLIPKPLLARCIMASFDDVRKAGDAVAAVIAAGIIPAGLEMMDKPMTAAVEDFVHAGYDLSAEAILLCESDGTPEEVEEEIGRMSEVLRTAGATAISVSRDEAERLRFWSGRKNAFPASGRISPDYMCMDSTIPRKRLADILLAIQEMEKKYQLRCANVFHAGDGNLHPLILFDANDADQLHRCELFGADILETSVAMGGTVTGEHGVGVEKLNSMCVQFSAAENAQMFGLKHAFDPAGLLNPGKVIPTLNRCAEYGKMLVRGGQIKHPDLPRF; encoded by the coding sequence ATGAACACTGCCGCCGACCCCACCGCAGCCCTGTCCGAACGCGCCGCACGCCAGGCCGAAGTGGTCCAGGCCTTGAGCCGCGTGGTGCCCGCGCACGCCTTGCTCTGGCACAGCGAAGACACCACGCCGTATGAATGCGACGGCCTCACCGCCTACCGCCAGCGCCCCCTGGTGGTGTGCCTGCCCGAAACCTACGACGAGGTGCAGGCCGTGCTGCAGGTGTGCCACCGGCTGCAGGTGCCGGTGGTGGCGCGCGGTGCGGGCACGGGGCTATCGGGCGGGGCCATGCCCCATGCGCTGGGCGTGACGATGTCACTGGCCAAGTTCAACCGCATCCTCGACATCAACCTCGAAAGCCGCACGGCCGTGGTGCAGTGCGGCGTGCGCAACCTGGCCATCAGCGAGGCCGCGGCGCCCTACGGCCTGTATTACGCGCCCGACCCCAGCAGCCAGATCGCCTGCACCATCGGCGGCAACGTGGCCGAGAACTCGGGTGGCGTGCACTGCCTGAAATACGGCCTCACGGTGCACAACGTGCTCAAGGTGAAGGGATTCACGGTGGAGGGCGATCCCGTCGAATTTGGCAGCGAGGCGCTGGACGCCCCCGGCTACGACCTGCTGGCCGCCGTCATTGGCAGCGAGGGCATGCTGGCCGTGACCACCGAGGTCACCGTCAAGCTCATCCCCAAGCCCCTGCTGGCGCGCTGCATCATGGCCAGCTTTGACGACGTACGCAAGGCAGGCGATGCGGTGGCCGCCGTGATCGCCGCCGGCATCATCCCCGCCGGGCTGGAGATGATGGACAAGCCCATGACCGCCGCCGTCGAAGACTTTGTGCATGCAGGCTACGACCTGAGCGCCGAGGCCATCCTGCTGTGCGAGAGCGACGGCACCCCCGAAGAAGTGGAAGAAGAAATCGGCCGCATGAGCGAGGTGCTGCGCACTGCGGGCGCCACCGCCATCAGCGTGAGCCGCGACGAGGCCGAACGCCTGCGCTTCTGGAGTGGCCGCAAAAACGCCTTCCCCGCCAGCGGCCGCATCAGCCCCGACTACATGTGCATGGACTCGACCATCCCGCGCAAGCGCCTGGCCGACATCCTGCTCGCCATCCAGGAGATGGAAAAGAAATACCAGCTGCGCTGCGCCAACGTGTTCCACGCGGGCGACGGCAACCTGCACCCGCTGATCCTGTTCGATGCGAACGATGCCGACCAGCTGCACCGCTGCGAGCTGTTTGGCGCCGACATCCTGGAAACCAGCGTGGCCATGGGCGGCACGGTGACGGGTGAGCATGGCGTGGGCGTGGAGAAGCTCAACAGCATGTGCGTGCAGTTTTCTGCGGCAGAGAACGCGCAGATGTTCGGGCTCAAGCACGCGTTTGATCCCGCGGGGTTACTGAACCCCGGCAAGGTGATCCCCACACTGAACCGGTGTGCAGAGTACGGGAAGATGCTGGTGCGCGGGGGGCAGATCAAGCACCCCGATCTGCCGCGCTTCTGA
- a CDS encoding LysR substrate-binding domain-containing protein, producing the protein MATAAPSSFLSSAARRIPPIQCLLTFEALARLRSVTQTADELCVTPSAVSHRVKQLEQILGVQLFGRADFSLTTEGSAYLAHVREGLGALQRFPGAVAAPGRRRLKLAVTPTFARAILIPRLRQFTEAYPEIDLALQVSIPLLDVVAEDADLMVRFGAGHYADVEHAEIARDVVTPLASPAFVREHGPFDHPEDLEGVPLLRSPLEPWRTWFAATGLDWAEPSEGSQFNDIGLMCDGAAAGMGVALVRLKLGAPWLENGTLVRLFATDTASPHAHYLCWRTGTMDRWECAAFAEWLRKTMA; encoded by the coding sequence ATGGCCACGGCAGCCCCGTCGTCCTTCCTCAGCAGCGCGGCGCGGCGCATCCCGCCCATCCAGTGCCTGCTGACCTTCGAGGCCTTGGCGCGCCTGCGCAGCGTGACGCAGACCGCCGACGAGCTGTGCGTGACGCCCAGCGCCGTGAGCCACCGGGTCAAGCAGCTCGAACAGATCCTGGGCGTACAGCTGTTCGGTCGGGCTGATTTTTCGCTGACCACCGAGGGCAGCGCCTATCTCGCCCATGTGCGCGAAGGCTTGGGCGCGCTGCAACGGTTTCCGGGCGCCGTGGCAGCCCCCGGGCGGCGCAGGCTCAAGCTGGCCGTCACGCCTACGTTTGCGCGCGCCATCCTGATCCCGCGCCTGCGCCAGTTCACCGAGGCCTACCCCGAAATCGACCTGGCGCTGCAGGTGTCCATTCCGCTGCTGGACGTGGTGGCCGAGGACGCCGACCTGATGGTGCGCTTTGGAGCCGGCCACTATGCCGATGTCGAGCACGCGGAGATTGCGCGCGACGTGGTCACGCCCCTGGCCTCACCCGCCTTCGTGCGCGAGCACGGCCCGTTCGACCACCCCGAAGACCTTGAAGGTGTGCCCCTGCTGCGCAGCCCGCTGGAGCCCTGGCGCACCTGGTTTGCCGCCACCGGCCTCGACTGGGCCGAGCCCAGCGAGGGCTCGCAGTTCAACGACATCGGCCTGATGTGCGACGGCGCCGCCGCCGGCATGGGCGTGGCGCTGGTGCGCCTCAAGCTCGGGGCCCCCTGGCTGGAGAACGGCACGCTGGTGCGCCTGTTTGCCACCGACACCGCCAGCCCCCACGCGCACTACCTGTGCTGGCGCACGGGCACCATGGACCGGTGGGAGTGCGCAGCGTTTGCCGAATGGCTGCGCAAAACCATGGCGTAG